In Rhodoligotrophos defluvii, the following proteins share a genomic window:
- a CDS encoding NAD(P)/FAD-dependent oxidoreductase codes for METVDCVVVGAGVVGLAVARALARSGRETIIVEACDAIGTETSSRNSEVIHAGIYYPQGSLKARTCMAGRDALYAYAAERGIPHARCGKLIVATSDAQVETLKALMQAGAANGVTDLRMVNPAEVAQLEPALRCVAAIHSPSTGIIDSHALMQNYLWDAEAAGAVLALNTRLAEGRIDRASNVVEVLTTGSETMWLRAKLLVNAAGLDAWEVAATLAGYDVSHLPPRFMAKGSYFVLAGRSPFKRLVYPVPEDGGLGVHVTLDLAGQARFGPDVEWVTARDYSLDPRRADVFYAAVRRYWPALPDGALLPGYAGIRPKISGPGQAPSDFMIQGPSTHGCAGLINLFGIESPGLTASLDLADRVAKIASNPG; via the coding sequence ATGGAAACGGTCGATTGCGTTGTGGTGGGCGCAGGCGTGGTGGGGCTTGCGGTGGCGCGGGCGCTCGCCCGCTCCGGCCGCGAGACGATCATCGTCGAGGCCTGCGACGCGATCGGCACCGAGACCTCCTCGCGCAACAGCGAGGTGATCCATGCGGGCATCTATTATCCGCAGGGTAGCCTGAAGGCGAGGACATGCATGGCGGGGCGGGACGCGCTCTATGCCTATGCAGCCGAACGTGGCATTCCCCATGCCCGCTGCGGCAAGCTGATCGTGGCGACGTCGGACGCGCAGGTCGAGACGCTGAAGGCGCTCATGCAGGCCGGTGCCGCCAATGGGGTCACCGACTTGCGCATGGTCAACCCGGCGGAGGTGGCGCAGCTGGAGCCGGCCCTGCGCTGCGTGGCGGCCATTCACTCGCCGTCCACCGGCATCATCGACAGCCATGCGCTGATGCAGAACTATCTTTGGGACGCGGAGGCCGCCGGCGCCGTTCTCGCCCTGAACACAAGGTTGGCCGAGGGCCGCATCGATCGTGCATCGAACGTGGTGGAGGTGCTCACGACCGGCAGCGAGACCATGTGGCTGCGCGCGAAGCTGCTGGTCAACGCGGCGGGGCTGGACGCCTGGGAGGTTGCGGCAACGCTCGCCGGCTATGACGTCAGCCATCTGCCGCCGCGCTTCATGGCGAAGGGCAGCTATTTCGTGCTGGCGGGCCGCAGCCCGTTCAAGCGGCTGGTCTATCCCGTGCCCGAGGATGGCGGCCTCGGCGTCCATGTCACCCTCGACCTTGCGGGCCAAGCGCGGTTCGGACCGGACGTGGAATGGGTGACAGCCAGGGACTACAGCCTGGATCCGCGGCGGGCGGATGTTTTCTACGCGGCGGTGCGGCGCTACTGGCCCGCGCTTCCGGACGGCGCCTTGCTGCCGGGCTATGCGGGCATTCGGCCGAAGATCTCCGGGCCGGGCCAGGCGCCTTCGGATTTCATGATCCAGGGGCCATCCACCCATGGCTGCGCGGGGCTGATCAATCTGTTCGGGATCGAGTCGCCGGGACTGACAGCCTCGCTCGACTTGGCCGATCGGGTCGCGAAGATTGCCTCCAATCCGGGCTAG